The Zea mays cultivar B73 chromosome 7, Zm-B73-REFERENCE-NAM-5.0, whole genome shotgun sequence DNA segment ATGCGCATATTATAATTAATATACACAGTATATAGCAGCAGAATTGATTATTTATAGTCTATATTAGCTCAAATAAATAGCTATAATTAGTTACTGGTCGAAGCTAAAATTTTGGCTTAAATAACTATGGCTGCCTTAACTGGATGGTTAACGAATAGTTGAAAACTTAGCTAAAAAAACTAGTTCTTCTTAAAAAAAACACTTAGCTAACTAGGTAAGGATTAGCCGTATTTATTAAACAGTCCCGATACCACGTACACGTACGTCGACACAGCCGCGCGACAGTTTGGTAGCGAGTCCTTGTACCGTACCTACGCGTCCACCTCTCAATGTACAGGAGGGAAAAAAAAACACAACATGTTTTCGCAATTATTGTACGTTGTGTATACATGGACCATCTCGTGCGCGCTAGCTAATCCGGCCAATCCGTCGTCGGCCGGACCCGGACGCGGACGGACGGACACAAAAAAAGTACAGCAAGTCGGGCTAGTTAAATTAAAGCGCACATCTGGTTCACACAATTTGATAGCctgccacttttgatttgataaaCTAGACAGGTTTTGAATTGCAGAACATGCTAAGTTTGTTGACCTCCCAAGCCCCCACCCCACAAAAAAGAAACTAAAAAAAACTTTGCAGTTGCAGGCCTTTAATTTGGACGATCGATGCGGCTAGATCTTTAATAATCCTGCGAAGCGCAGGCCGGAGAGCAAAGAGGTGGAAGCACTGGGCCTGGGCGTATGGTAATTAGTACTATACGGGCAGATTCTCATCATAGTTTAATCAAACCAAGGCGGCCGTGCGTGGATCGTTTTTTAGGGTGGGCGGAGCGCTATTATTACACCTTCTCGCGCTTGCTCCATGTCCATGTTGCTGGTGTGCTGCATCATGGACCCTGGCGCGCATGAGCTACCCAGTCCTACTCATGAGTCAAAGAAAAAAAAGGGCTCCAATTTCGCAACCCCTTTTGTAGCTTTATCGTAGACCACCCAATCCGACTGCTGCTTTAATTTTAATCATTGGCAATTCTATAGATAATTTAGCTTCCGAATAAAAAGAAAATAAACATAGAGAACAAATTGGAGGTATTATTATAGACATGAATCGATCGAGCTCGAGCGAGCAATGCGTGCCGCATGCCCTCTGCAGCGCGCCAGAAAGTGGCTGCTACGTCTACGTGTACTCTCATCCTCTCTCTGCCAGTCGGCCTGCCTGTACGCAAAGTCGTTTCTTACACGCTTCAACTTAAGAAAAGGAGAAAGGGAGATGCATCCTACATTTTATCCCGGGTTCGGATAAAAAAATGAAATAAAGGCTATCTCGCTATACTATACGCCTACGCATGCAAATGCGATGCAAACGCAAGATCGAAAAAAAAAGTGTGGTGTGACACAGCACGCGGTCGGTCAGTCAGTCAGTCAGATCACAGTCACCGCTCGCTCCTCTCGTATGCCCGCAGCCCATGCCGCGGGGCCCGGCTGCCGAGAGCCTGAGACTGACTGCAGGGCCCGTCGGTAGGTCACGTCACGGAGGTCACTCCCTTCCTTCCTTGGTCATGCTTTGTGCATGTGCTACAGCCATCAATGCCATGCAATACGACGGAGATGGATGGCGCGTGTAGAGCCGGCCGGCCACCAGATTATACGGATATTATTTTTGTTTTCTTATTTTGGTACTCGGCCTCGGACTCTCAGCCGGTTAGTCTATCTCCGACGGTTTTTTAGATATCGTATATCCCGTTCTATATTTTAAACTAAAATCTACTATGTAAATAATATCATAATAATTCTGTGTCCCTATTTTATGCTACATACTGGAGACAATCTTACGAAGTTATATTCACTCGTACCTTTTCTGTAGAACATAGACAAGGAAAGACCATACTTCACACTGCTTGTTACTCAGGATCGTTTCTGGCTTTCAGGGGCCCGGTGCGAAATTCGATATAGAGGCTGGCTTTCAGGGGCCCGGTGCGAAATTCGATATAGAGGCCCCATACACACATAAATATATATAGTTATACATATATTATTGAATATTTAacgtataaaaattattataCACTGTTTTGAAGTTTATAAGATAACAGATGTaaaatataacaaaaacacttacttgttatatgatattattaaaaatatcttctaacattttgtgatacaaagtcGTCGCTTATATCATCgagatcaatctcatccaacaactttTTTCGATATATAGAATCGTCAATCCATTTAACCTCTCTTGAGTTATTGTTGACCATAAATAGTTCATTAAAAAATTTAATTTTAAAAATATTCTCTCTACCGAAGCAACCATCATATGTATAGTTTATAATACTTCCTAtatcaaaataaaatttgttttgcttctttagtgAATTTATCATTatcaatataaacataaaaattaagagataaaacaaatactattttgaaACAGATGAAGTATTCGATAAAtaattgagacattagtttaacaatATAAATGAGACTAGTCGATAACTCGATATCATATCGTTCTTTACGTATTTGTGTCTAGAATAGATAAGTTTAACAAAAAAATACTAGCGTCCAGTGGCTAGGGGACCCTCTGTTTTTAGGGGCCCGGTGCGGCCGCACCCTCCGCACCCCCTCAGGGCTGGCCCTGTTGTTACTTTTCAGGAGAGTCTTAGGTCTGTTTCGCCCGTTGTCTAACTCGCCATAGTTTACCTAACTTCTTTTAAGATTAGTTTTTCAGTTCGAACGGTTAATCTTAGATAAAGTACCATACTTTTAGCCGCGAAACCAAACACTCCCCGTGTTTGCCAAAAGCTTAAACTAAATTTCAAGCCGAAATGGCAAAACAAGGGCTGAATTATATTATAGATTGGAGAGGCTGGAGATGGCCACAATGCAAAATAAACAGAGTAGCTGCGAAGATGATGCATGAATTACAAACATGTACGGATTGATACATACCGAACACATGAGTGATGGTCTGGTGAAGCTACATCCTATTGTTACACGTTTTCAACCTATAGTCGTGAGCTTTCTTTCTATGACTATAAAGTTTCTTAATCTACCCCTGCCTCATACGATCTTCCGCTTCGGTATTGTCTCTCTCAGACCTACTATCGTAGATatattaggtagtgtttggttgaggagccaagtagaacggagtcgttccatccctgattctaggaacggagccgctctgttctgtgtttggtaatctggaacggagcggttctgttttttgtttggttgcagagtgaacggaacggagcgtgactgtgagagcgggattggaacggagcggctccgtcccattgattttttggagcggaatggttccggatctgaggagaatattccctaattggagccattccgttctagttactttgtaaccaaacaacaacaaaactggaacagaacggttccgttctacctggctcttcaaccaaacactaccttgggTACCTTACACTGGGTTTAGCTAGAATCATATATGCACAACAATTCCAGTAGGGCACTAAATCTGAATTTAAGGGTTACTTTGGAATACGAAATTTTCCCCGTTTTATGTATTTTTTCTGTGAAAATAAATTGTTTTCTATGAAATTTCTATATGATTACTATAAAATTTCTACATTCCAAAGGAGCTCAATGTTTAAGAAAAAAAGGTCCGACAGAGTTTTTTATTTAAGCCCTCAAAGCAGTAGAGATATCCTAAAAGATCCCTTCTTGGTTTGCATGGGGGCACGCATGGAATGCAAACGCAAAAAAAGAAAGAGTGACGGTCAAGGTTCACGAAAAAAGAGAGCAGAAAATGACTTTGTAGAGAAGGTGATGAAAGCCTCCACAAAAAAGCAGCCAAGGCCCAAGGGCGCCGGAAAGAACAAAGAACGAAAATAAACGTCAGAAATTTTACTTATATGGATAATACATATGTGCGTGCGCATGTGCGTTGAGATTTGAAGTAAGCTCACCGGCCAGGGATTACGGCCGACCGTCTCCACCTGACCTTGAACGCTGACACATTACTTATCCAATATTCTAATACAACATCACTACTTTTTCATAATAACTATAATATGtatagtattattattattattatatctaATCCAGTCAATAATCTACGACATCTTTTCAGAGGTTGATACGTACATCAGAAAGTAATAAACATTCACGAGTCAGAGTTTCAGACTCGTTCTACACAGCGCGATGTTCCCGGCGGAAGCTTTTTAGCTGAGTGCAAAACTAATGTGGCAGCAATTTATAGGTTCTTGTACATAATATCTGCCTGAAATCAATTCCAGacaattgggggggggggggggggggggggggtgggggaGTTGGAATTTACCTGAAAACTTGAAATATTTTCCTGTGAAATTCACTTTTGTCTGCCCAAGAATTACCGTGGCCATAACGGATTCGAATCCTCAACAGCCACCCGGATCCAAAATCCAAAACCCTGCAAGAGCAAAGCTCCTCATCACCCACCCCTCGCTCACATTTAACACCCCACCACCTCAAAAACTGCAAGCCCCAAACTCACGACCACCGTCTCCACCACGGCACCACCATCACTCCAACACCACCGCCTCCCTCTCCGTTCTCTTCCTCCCAACGACTCAAACCGCCACCGTCGCGGCTCCCTGAACCACCAGACCAGCCCAGAGCCCAGCCCACCACAAACGCTGCTGCTGCTGGAGAGAGGGGCGCGCGGGCGGACGGGAGCGATGGGCAACTGCcaggcggcggaggcggcggcggtcaTCATCCAGCACCCCGGCGGGAAGGTCGACCGGCTCTACTGGTCCACCACCGCCGCCGAGGTCATGCGGAACAACCCGGGACACTACGTTGCCCTCGTCATACTCCGTGTTCCTGCAGATAAcaagcccgccgccgccgccgccgccgccgccggggacgCCGCGGCGTCCTCCGGCCCCGGCAGTGGTGGGGCCAAGATCACCAGGGTCAAGCTGCTGAAGCCCAAGGACACGCTTCTCCTTGGCCAGGTCTACCGCCTCATCACCGCGCAAGGTTTGTTAGCACTCAGCTGTCCTGGCCATGGGCTTAAGGCCCATGGCGCGGTTCAATTTACTCGGGCAATCTTGAAATTCTCAACCCGATCGTGCTCCGCGCGCAGAGGTGACGAAGGCGGTGCGGGCGAGGAAGAACGAGAAGATGCAGCGGTGCGAGGCCATCAGGCAGCAGCACGAGCAGCTCCGGCGCGGCGACGGGGCTCACCAGAGCTCTTCCAGCCAGGTCGGTATGCGATTCTCTGACaccatttttttctttttatttcctgGTGCAACAAGCAGCTACTGATTCTTCTGTGGCTTCAGGACGGGAAGCAGGACAAGGACCGGCACCGGGGAAGAGGCCGGCACTGGCGGCCGGTGCTGCAGAGCATCTCCGAGTCCGCGAGCCAGAGCAGCAGCAGCATCGTCTCTGAATCCGCCACCAGCTAATGCTACTGACCGGACTGTGCCATCCGGCCGGTGctctctttctttctttttcttttgggaTTTCTGTTTGCTTGTTAGTATAGAGTGCTTGAGCCTAGCCAGAAATGGAAAAAAAAACTGTAAATCAGAGTGTCAGGGCAGGACTAATAGGAAGTTTGTTTCGTCTGTCAATGTGATTTGGCATGGTGAAACTGACACTAAAACCGCGTATTCAGATCAATCGAGTGGTTTGCCAATTGCAACATTTCAGAGCATGAACACTAAGCaaaaaggaagaagaaaaaaaaatgcAATCCTTGCTCTTCGATCCAGAGGAGGGCCCTAAGAGTTTTAACTCATCTCGAGAGAAAAGGTTCAAGAACCGGACTCTTGTACCATACTGTATTATTAGTCTTCGCATCACTAGCAGAAACTAAGTTCAAATAATCGAGCGGTTTGGCAATCGTAACTTTGCAAAGCATGAGGTCTGAGCACAAAGTGAACTTACTACTCTCACTAAACTGTATCAACTTATAACTCTAAAAATCGTATCGATGTTATAACTAAAAATTGTATCAATATTTGGTCAGTGGCGGAAACTATGCAAATCTGAGTATATGACAGATAAACAGAACAAAAGAACTTCAATTTTAGACCGGAGATAAGCATATCTCGAAGCTGCTGGAGACTCGAGACTCGAGAAAAAGAGACATACAAAAAAACTGTAACAGAGACCATCATACAAACACATCTGGAATCTTGAGCACTGCTTGCGTCCAAACCACTCATAAACTAGGGGCAGCACCGTTCTTCGTAGAGATAGGCAATGGTGAAGACCCGGTGGGTTTTACTATCTTAGATCTGGTCCTGTTAGACTAAAAACTCTTCGTTTCAATATTCGTACCTATAGACGGATATAATTCCACATCCATATCTAGGCTCATTTGGTATTTCATACTCGACAGGTACTCATATCCGTCTGGTATGGTGGAGTTGTATATGTCTGCCTAACTTAGTTTAGGACGAATGGTGAGCGTCGAGCGACAACATCCGGCCTTCCGTCTTCCATGTTACAGGTGAGGGCGTGCCATGTGTGGCTTGGTCGCTTCGGTTGCATATTAATGAAAAGTCGCATAGTAGAAGCTTGGAGCCTTGGACGGTCTTTACCGTTTTGGTCGGTTGTCTGCATAATGTTGTCATATGTCACAAGGCCTATGTAGCATATAGTTGTATTTAAGAGCGAGGAGTCAAGACAAATCATTGAGTTAGGCTAAAATTTTAGGTCCCGTTTGTTTTCTTTCATTTTGAGTAATTTGAATCTTACTCATGGAATAGACtattttttttagaatgtgacattccaccattttttaaagttatcatataagcttatctcaaattcatggggtgagaaaTGAAAATTGATTGTAttgatttacatgctattttccgatgtacaacttatagcacactcttatacttacttcgctataacataaatgtagtatataactatctctctcatatgatttaggataatatacaaatatactacatatataaatatatgaatttaattagttttatctaaattataattattaaaatgaaattcaattccaacgaaacaaatgaGGTCTTAGAGAATTGTTGGCTATATTCCGGGTATAAAATACCCATGAGTACACGGGTACGGATTTAATGAGTACATACTCGTATTTGTTCTACTCGTTGGGTCCTCTTTTTGTCTCGTTAACAGATCCACGTGTATATAATTATGACCAAACTCTTACCCTAGTGGAGTAATTATCCGCTGGGTCGCGTTGCCATCTTTAGTTCATCTAGAATTCGCGATGCTCGAGGCGCCTTCGTTTTGAATTTCAGTAGAGAGGATTACCATTAGCGGTGAGCGACTGACTGTCAGGTGCTAAGCACATGCGATTCAGTGTAAAATACTCGGCAGACGAGGACAACACCACCGCTGCTGCTGATGAAGTATTGAAGTGGTAAGTGCCTAGGGGTGCTAAGCTCCATGAGACCACTTGGGGAAGACGCCGGCAGTGCCAGCCCGGACGGACACCGTCCACAGCTTGCCAGTGGAGCTCCAGCCAGCCGCTGGGCGAGCCGAAACCGCCCGCGCACGTGTGGGCGTGTGGCGTGCTGCTGCCGCCCACCGCTGCGGTCTTGGGATTCCAGTCAGTCCGGCTGTGTCCTGCTGCGGCCTGCACGAGGGTCAGCTCAGGCTCGGCCTGCATCGGGA contains these protein-coding regions:
- the LOC100275410 gene encoding uncharacterized protein LOC100275410 → MGNCQAAEAAAVIIQHPGGKVDRLYWSTTAAEVMRNNPGHYVALVILRVPADNKPAAAAAAAAGDAAASSGPGSGGAKITRVKLLKPKDTLLLGQVYRLITAQEVTKAVRARKNEKMQRCEAIRQQHEQLRRGDGAHQSSSSQDGKQDKDRHRGRGRHWRPVLQSISESASQSSSSIVSESATS